In Trichoderma atroviride chromosome 2, complete sequence, one DNA window encodes the following:
- a CDS encoding uncharacterized protein (SECRETED:SignalP(1-20)~TransMembrane:1 (n4-15c20/21o253-269i)), with the protein MNATGLILVLFALFAYPALMLDIELKSSCEIGWPCVSPDVPLLALALEPPINCGGDEDSCSALMNDRNEKIGAFWRCMVEDPQHSHTPSVGVCVALSTAQGTMSLQTRTTTIAHKAYSHATIDERPITVTTSSTSSPESSANPSLWSGESWKTLFTEPLERMSLHTAGTGGFRWTAGPWINRTSSSFPLATVYATGYLNHTSRPSLSPTVKTEVSGPGLVLATLSEEQPTAFTSLKPTKDVSRTNAAIKANKSSMLIVLLVMALVCAVLL; encoded by the exons ATGAACGCCACCGGCCTAATTCTTGTTCTATTCGCGCTATTCGCTTACCCGGCGTTGAT GCTGGACATAGAATTAAAATCATCGTGTGAGATAGGCTGGCCGTGTGTTAGTCCCGATGTTCCATTATTGGCGCTTGCCCTTGAGCCTCCAATAAACTgtggaggcgatgaagactCCTGCTCTGCACTTATGAACGACCGCAATGAGAAAATCGGCGCTTTCTG GCGATGCATGGTCGAAGATCCGCAGCACAGTCATACTCCATCAGTAGGCGTGTGTGTGGCTCTATCTACGGCGCAAGGCACGATGTCTCTACAGACACGAACAACGACAATCGCGCACAAGGCGTATTCACATGCTACAATCGACGAGAGGCCAATTACAGTTACCACTTCTAGTACGAGCTCCCCCGAAAGCAGCGCGAATCCATCCTTGTGGTCCGGCGAGTCATGGAAAACCTTGTTTACGGAACCTCTGGAGCGCATGTCTTTACACACCGCTGGCACAGGGGGTTTTCGGTGGACTGCGGGGCCATGGATCAATCGTACGAGCAGTAGCTTCCCACTAGCTACGGTGTACGCCACCGGGTATTTGAATCACACGTCTAGACCGTCGCTATCACCAACAGTGAAAACGGAGGTCTCCGGACCTGGTTTGGTCCTAGCAACCCTTTCAGAAGAACAACCAACAGCATTTACTAGCTTGAAACCCACCAAAGACGTATCTCGTACTAATGCAGCGATTAAAGCCAACAAGTCAAGCATGCTGATTGTGTTACTTGTTATGGCCCTAGTCTGTGCGGTATTGCTGTAG
- a CDS encoding uncharacterized protein (EggNog:ENOG41), which translates to MVKRKSNDSEPIPNKRAKLNHPTAAALDCQTLDLNTSHSTLLSPARLQKRKRTTHLPDESSTAKRAKRCSSDPDPLMLWPGLEEQPRSEGEVPHYDLTQTYFQQSKISTMRFLDEYRRYDRDSDHRNPLPSPDLSDDEVAQYATIESFSVRDATPPASAVLRSLREATPPRKKERAPRRRSNNRAENALLEKEQIFLRSKRSSRRDQGCSLWHLADDGKACPVVYT; encoded by the coding sequence ATGGTAAAACGAAAATCCAATGACAGCGAGCCTATCCCGAACAAAAGGGCCAAGCTCAATCACCcaactgcagctgctctAGATTGCCAGACTCTCGATCTCAATACCTCACATAGCACTCTCTTGTCGCCTGCGCGGCTCCAGAAGCGCAAGAGGACGACGCATCTTCCGGATGAATCGTCCACTGCTAAACGAGCTAAACGATGCTCATCTGATCCAGACCCTCTCATGCTGTGGCCAGGCCTAGAGGAGCAGCCACGTTCAGAAGGAGAGGTACCGCACTACGACTTGACTCAGACGTATTTCCAACAATCAAAAATAAGTACTATGCGATTCTTAGACGAATACAGGCGATACGATAGAGATTCCGACCATCGAAACCCCCTACCAAGTCCAGATCTTTCTGATGACGAAGTAGCGCAATATGCCACCATCGAGTCCTTTTCGGTACGGGATGCCAcgccgccagcatcagcTGTGCTTCGAAGCCTCAGAGAAGCGACGCCACCTCGGAAAAAGGAGCGGGCACCTCGCAGGCGGAGTAACAATAGGGCCGAGAATGCTCTGCTGGAAAAAGAGCAGATTTTTTTACGCTCTAAGCGATCTTCTAGACGAGACCAAGGGTGCAGCCTGTGGCATCTAGCCGATGACGGAAAAGCATGCCCTGTGGTTTATACGTGA
- a CDS encoding uncharacterized protein (EggNog:ENOG41) codes for MAPITCKVVDAYGHGVQGVRVTLDCRNRFRNHTMKLESFTDEQGGISFWYPSPVSHDFSALEPQIVDAVMIPYVALTFHPCSQLMVPQGPWLSIRADLHLPSMASHGVVLHLEESPRLEYTPYPVSGSMGQLMASPQALDILRTPSPLQLPPPLLSCSSYSSSSDDDQEPTTDEENEIVTGNRKRKLDLEIGGAPPTRRQRTE; via the coding sequence ATGGCACCTATTACCTGCAAAGTCGTTGATGCTTATGGTCATGGAGTTCAGGGAGTTCGTGTTACCTTGGACTGCCGCAACCGGTTTCGCAACCATACTATGAAGCTGGAATCATTCACCGATGAGCAGGGCGGAATTAGCTTCTGGTATCCGTCTCCTGTATCTCATGACTTTTCCGCTCTTGAGCCGCAGATTGTGGATGCCGTTATGATCCCTTACGTGGCTTTGACTTTTCATCCTTGCTCTCAGCTCATGGTCCCCCAAGGCCCATGGCTGAGCATCCGCGCCGATCTCCACCTTCCAAGCATGGCTAGCCATGGGGTTGTGCTACATCTTGAAGAAAGCCCGCGTCTGGAGTACACGCCCTACCCGGTTTCAGGCTCAATGGGGCAATTAATGGCCTCTCCACAAGCATTGGACATTCTCAGAACGCCATCTCCACTTCAGCTTCCGCCACCTCTtttgagctgctcaagctaCTCATCTTCATCGGATGACGATCAAGAACCAACAACTGATGAAGAAAACGAAATTGTAACGGGGAACCGGAAGAGAAAGCTAGACCTAGAGATAGGAGGGGCCCCGCCCACAAGACGGCAGCGGACAGAGTAG
- a CDS encoding uncharacterized protein (EggNog:ENOG41~TransMembrane:6 (i5-22o34-54i66-89o101-120i127-147o153-175i)), with protein sequence MTAAICVTFLLANVLIILVPLFPLPGWQLVQKRAALASLVNITPLCIGGRAHLVDALNVSRHLYQIAHLWIGIIVALEAIAHSSIIISLHSDSHHGNILTSGWIAIGLLLGSALMCISFAKKLFGRWFLWAHRMIAMGAVGVTLWHINQTSSTTARLLVISSCAFWVSTTLIRIVRMVFSGHRGEILSYSGDMDAVTVTVRLKKSIEVRPGSYFYLYLPSRWAKYNFLHSVTAMVYWYPPEDGPGAVREVTFLLSRASYNTAIVTVLREGHSILLDGPYGQDLQLHKHQNVVLAAKGIGIAAILPLALDIGARRRHDDIVRAKLQKIGYKLREVIEQKGKAPANELAHILREEKLLIEEKEKLERKRLHRDAIKKVDLYWSLEENSQMSWAQKELQALQKLDPDHKLFIAWCGFPKPESGYSPFTKGQSHWKCIYSVPSQTFEKLLVHKIKEERQRLSGSLAVIGKKGSLASFEILIAIACGDVPFMAKVRTGVIESIDNKNIEFKETEFQPVCFKLKESKAGTLIRTRTTRDIMSKDDASLLWKSEVEKEDQDLQTIPV encoded by the exons ATGACGGCCGCTATTTGCGTCACATTTCTACTTGCTAATGTGTTAATCATTCTTGTGCCACTGTTTCCACTTCCAGGGTGGCAGTTGGTGCAAAAGCGTGCTGCATTGGCGAGCCTTGTCAATATCACACCTCTTTGCATTGGTGGACGTGCTCATCTTGTCGATGCGCTAAATGTCTCCCGGCATCTATATCAAATAGCTCATTTATGGATTGGGATTATTGTGGCACTAGAAGCTATAGCCCATTCATCCATTATCATTTCTCTGCATTCAGATTCACATCACGGCAATATCTTGACGTCTGGATGGATT GCCATCGGCTTGCTTCTTGGATCAGCACTCATGTGTATCTCATTCGCCAAGAAACTGTTTGGTCGGTGGTTTCTGTGGGCTCATAGAATGATCGCGATGGGAGCAGTTGGCGTAACTCTCTGGCACATAAACCAGACATCCTCGACCACTGCACGATTACTGGTTATATCTTCTTGCGCGTTTTGGGTTTCCACAACTTTGATTCGAATTGTTCGCATGGTCTTCTCGGGCCACAGAGGAGAAATTTTAAGCTATTCCGGAGATATGGATGCTGTAACAGTCACCGTCAGACTTAAAAAGTCGATTGAAGTCCGCCCTGGGtcttacttttatttataccTTCCCTCACGATGGGCGAAGTATAATTTTCTACACAGCGTCACGGCCATGGTGTACTGGTATCCGCCTGAAGATGGCCCAGGGGCTGTGAGAGAAGTTACATTTTTGCTCTCTCGCGCCAGCTACAACACAGCCATCGTTACAGTCTTACGAGAAGGTCATTCCATATTACTGGATGGGCCATATGGGCAAGACTTGCAGCTACATAAGCACCAAAACGTAGTACTTGCTGCAAAAGGGATTGGTATAGCCGCAATCCTACCTTTAGCACTGGACATAGGTGCTCGACGCCGCCACGATGACATCGTTCGAGCTAAGCTACAGAAGATTGGCTACAAGCTACGGGAGGTAATAGAACAGAAGGGTAAAGCGCCAGCTAACGAACTTGCTCATATTCTCCGAGAAGAGAAACTTTTAAtcgaagaaaaggaaaagctaGAGAGAAAGAGGTTACATCGTGATGCGATTAAGAAAGTGGATTTATATTGGTCTCTTGAAGAAAACTCTCAAATGTCTTGGGCACAAAAAGAACTCCAGGCTCTCCAAAAACTCGATCCAGACCAT AAACTGTTTATAGCTTGGTGTGGATTTCCAAAGCCTGAAAGCGGCTATTCGCCATTTACGAAAGGCCAATCTCATTGGAAATGTATCTATTCAGTACCATCTCAAACTTTTGAGAAGCTGTTAGTGCATAAGATTAAAGAGGAACGCCAACGCTTGTCAGGAAGTCTTGCAGTTATAGGTAAGAAGGGTTCTCTAGCATCTTTCGAAATACTAATAGCAATAGCCTGTGGAGATGTTCCTTTTATGGCCAAGGTTCGGACTGGTGTCATTGAAAGCATAGACAATAAGAACATTGAGTTTAAAGAGACAGAATTCCAACCAGTTTGTTTCAAATTGAAAGAATCAAAGGCTGGAACTCTAATACGCACGAGAACAACAAGGGATATAATGAGCAAGGATGATGCTTCACTTCTTTGGAAATCCGAGGTGGAAAAGGAAGATCAAGATCTGCAGACCATTCCAGTATAG